The nucleotide sequence GACTCCGCCTCGACGCGGGCGATGGCGGCCGTCGCGTCGCGCATCTCGCGGCGCAGCGTGAAGTTGCGCCGCCCGTTGGGGCACCAGTCGATCGGAATGTCATCCTCGAAACGATGGCCGTCGGCGTTGCCCGCCGCGTAGCAGGTCGAAACGTGGAGCAGCGCGGCGCCGCGCTTGCGGCAGAATTCGATCACATGGGCGACGCCGGTGGTGTTGACCGAAAGCGACTTTTCCAGAGAGGCCTCGAAGTTGACCAGCCCCGCGCAGTGCACCACCGCGTCGATCGCGCCGCGGCCCGGCGCGTCGCCCTCCGAGACCAGGTCTTCCTCGGTGATGTCGCCGCAGAGCACGGAAACCTTTTCCTCGATGTAGCGGTCAAAGCGATCGCCGAGATGCTCGCGCAGAGAGCCGAAGACGGGCGAGTCGAGAATCTCGCGGCGCATCCGGTTGAGCGCGAGCCTCCGGTCGCCGCGGATCAGCAGATAGACGCGTTCGATCTCGGGATGCCAGCGCAGGAGCAGCGAGAGAAAGACTTTGCCGAGAAAGCCGGTCGCGCCGGTCAGCAGGATGCTCCGGCGACGCAGGATCTGTTCGATCGGCGCCATCGCGTTGCGCGCGGCGCCATTGCTTCCGTTGCTATTCGACATCGGCGATCACCAGCGGCGGTAAGTGGAGATAGGTAATACTGGCCGAGCGCCCGAGCTCCGAGGTTGCCATCGCGATCGCCTCGTCGAGCGTGTCGGCCGATTCCCACCCCATGCGGGTTGCGACTTCCGGCTCCTCGCATCCGGCCGCGATCACGCGTCCGACCTGCTGGCGCGCGGGCTCGCCCCAGTACCACATGTAGAACGGATGCACGCCGTGGTAGGCGTGGCCATAACGGTACATGTGCACGTAAGTCGGATTGCGCGCGAACTCGGCCTCGAAATTGCGCTCCAGTTCGGAGGCGTCGGTCGTCTCGCGCAGGCAGCGATGGAAGAACTCGATGTAGCTCGGATGATGTTCGGGATGGAACTGGTCGCGCAGCGGATGGCAGACGATCACGGTGCCGCCTTCGCGCACTAGCGGCTTGCCGCGGAACATGTTGAACAGGTAGCCGAGGCCCGTGCACTGCACCAGCACCGGGTTCATCACGGAGTTGACGTTGTAGGGGCATACGTACGGCACGCCGACAATCAGTATGTCGGACTGGCCCTTGACCGGCACCGCGTACTGCTGGAACACGCGCGCGAGCGCCTTGCGATGGACCGCGTCGGTCTCGCCCGCCCACACCCCGGTCATCGCGTAGGGCGCGGCGTACTGATTGAGCACCTGGCGGCGCAGCGAATCCGACATGTTGGCGAGCGTCCAGCGGAAGCCCTTAAGGCGCATCCGGTCCCAATCCGAAAAGCGGTCCTCGTTCTTCTGCAGGAAGTCGAGCATCCCGCCGTACATCTGGTTGTTGATCGCGGTCTCGATGGTGAAGACGTTGACGTGCTGGTTGACCAGACGGCCCATCCGGTTGGCCGAGTTGTGCAGCGCCGAGCGCGTCGGGTCCATGTAGGAATGGCACTGGCGCAGCGTGGCGGGATTGTGATGGTGGCGCAGGCTCTGGTACGGCGCGAGGCCGACCGCGACCGATTTGTGGCCGCCGTCCATCGGGACCAGGTTGATGTTGAGATAAAGCAGCAGGTCGGACTCGGCCGCGCGGCGCGAGAGCCAGACTTCCTCGCCGTGATCGGTCTTGCCGAGCATCGCGAGCTCGGCGCGGTTTTCGGCATCGAAGTTGTACAGCCGCTCGGGCCAGAATTGCTTGAACGCACGCTCGCCCACCATGCGCCGAATTTCGGCCTCGGTCATCCGGCGATGCAGCGAGGTCGCGACGATCAGATGGACGTCGTCCACGCCGTAATCGGCGAGCGTCTGCAGCACGATGTTGAGCGCACGCTCGCGGATGTCGGGCCGGCGCATCTGCGGCAAGGGCAGGCTGATGTCGTCGATCGCGATGGTGACGCGCATGTTGGGATTGAGCTGCGCGAACAAGGGATCGGCGTTCTCGGGACGCAGGATGGCGTAGCGAATAGCGGCGTCGGGGTCGGCCAGCGGCTCCAGCGGCGGCGGCGGATAGATTACGCGGGTGCCGGCCGGCAGCTTCTCGTACCAGAAGTCGTCGCCGTAGGCGATGAGCCGCGGTGCCGAACGCCGGTTAAGCGTCACCACCAGGTCGCGGCGCGCGCCCGGCTCGTGCCTGAGTTCGGCGGTCTTAAGCTCCTTGAGCTTACCTTCCGGTCGCGCCATCCGTAGCTCTCCCCAGCCAGTCCAGCAGCCACGCCCCGCTCGCGCCGCCCTCGTGGGCGCGGTCGGCGTCCTCGTGGCTGAAACGAACGACCGGCCATTTGCGGTTGTGCGCGGCGGCGAGCAGGCGGCGGTCGGGATTCACAGCCACCGGATGCCCCAGCGCGCAGAGAAAGGGCAGGTCATAGTAGGAGTCGGCGTATCCCCAGCATGCCTCCAGGCTTACGCGGCGCTCGGCGGCAAAACTTTCGCACCAGACCGCCTTTTCGGAACTCGCCATCACCGGTTCGAGCATCCTGCCGGTCGCGATTCCGCGGCTGTAAACCAGGCGATTGGCGGCGAAATGATCGATCTTGAGGCGGCGCGACAGCGGCTCGACAAGAAAATCCGGCGAGCCGGTGACCAGCACCGGCTCGATTCCCGCTGCGCGATTGGCCTCCAGCATCTCGATCGCGCGCGGATACAGATGGCGCATCAGCACGCGCTCGCAATACTCCTCGCCGAGTTCCCACAGGCGATCGTGCGAGACCCCCTTGTAGGCCTCGAATAGTTTCATGTTAAGCAGCCGGCGGTCCTGGCGTTCGGCCATGTAGAGCATCGGGAGGCCGAGCACGAGCCGTGCGAGATAGCCGACGCGCGCGCTCCATTCGCCGAGGTTGGCCAGGTAGAAGATCGTGGCGTGCAGCAGGTTCAGACCGGCCAGCGTGCCGTCGAGATCATAGAAAGCGAGGGTCTTTGTCCTGGCGCGGGAACCGCGTCCCGATCTGGTCACGTAAACTGACATGTCATTCTAGTTCGGGCCCGAAAATAGCGCGCTCGCGAACCTGCAATTCGCCGCGCCGACGCGCCTCTTCGAGCAGCTCGGGACGGCCCACGCCGCCCAGTCCGAAGGCCAGAATTTCCTCGACCAGCGAATCGATCTCGCGCGGCCGCCGCCGCGCTATCTGGCCGACCACTTCCTTGATCCCGCCGAGGATGC is from Candidatus Binataceae bacterium and encodes:
- a CDS encoding lactate racemase domain-containing protein translates to MARPEGKLKELKTAELRHEPGARRDLVVTLNRRSAPRLIAYGDDFWYEKLPAGTRVIYPPPPLEPLADPDAAIRYAILRPENADPLFAQLNPNMRVTIAIDDISLPLPQMRRPDIRERALNIVLQTLADYGVDDVHLIVATSLHRRMTEAEIRRMVGERAFKQFWPERLYNFDAENRAELAMLGKTDHGEEVWLSRRAAESDLLLYLNINLVPMDGGHKSVAVGLAPYQSLRHHHNPATLRQCHSYMDPTRSALHNSANRMGRLVNQHVNVFTIETAINNQMYGGMLDFLQKNEDRFSDWDRMRLKGFRWTLANMSDSLRRQVLNQYAAPYAMTGVWAGETDAVHRKALARVFQQYAVPVKGQSDILIVGVPYVCPYNVNSVMNPVLVQCTGLGYLFNMFRGKPLVREGGTVIVCHPLRDQFHPEHHPSYIEFFHRCLRETTDASELERNFEAEFARNPTYVHMYRYGHAYHGVHPFYMWYWGEPARQQVGRVIAAGCEEPEVATRMGWESADTLDEAIAMATSELGRSASITYLHLPPLVIADVE
- a CDS encoding HAD-IB family hydrolase; amino-acid sequence: MSVYVTRSGRGSRARTKTLAFYDLDGTLAGLNLLHATIFYLANLGEWSARVGYLARLVLGLPMLYMAERQDRRLLNMKLFEAYKGVSHDRLWELGEEYCERVLMRHLYPRAIEMLEANRAAGIEPVLVTGSPDFLVEPLSRRLKIDHFAANRLVYSRGIATGRMLEPVMASSEKAVWCESFAAERRVSLEACWGYADSYYDLPFLCALGHPVAVNPDRRLLAAAHNRKWPVVRFSHEDADRAHEGGASGAWLLDWLGRATDGATGR